Below is a window of Cyanobacteriota bacterium DNA.
AAAAGTCGGAATTATCCTTAAAGCAAACGCAACATTCGTTGCGGTTGCTACCTTTTTTAAAGCGACATCACTAGCAAAACGGGGTTTTGCAGGATGTCTAATATCAGAAATAATCAGGCTTGGTAATTTTTTTGACCAGTGACTAGTTCTTTGAGTTTGTTTAAGGCTTCTTCACTATCTTTAAGTCTAATAATTTCTCCATTGAATTGGTTGATGGCAAAAGCCTCTTCCAAGAATTTAAAATCATCCTCGTAATCTTCGATTATAAAAATCCTTATGCTCTTGGTTTTGCATTAATTCTCCTTATTAATTGCTTTAAAGAAGAAAGCTGATGATCCGATTAGTCCAAAAGCAATTCCTAAATAGATAAATCCAAAAATATTATAGGGGTCTCCACCACTATCACGCCAGAAGCGTAAACCAAAACCTATACCTACCATTAAACTAATAACTATAATACCGCGCGCTCCAAGTAGTTTGATCCAGCCAACTAGATAGTTAAGTAGTTGATCATCAATCTCTGCAAGAGTTTCAATTCGCCTGTTAACGGCTTTGCGCAAAACAGTAAAAGCTTTGGCTAAACCTATGATCAGCGATAGTGCTAGTAACCATAAATGCCAGTCAGGGTTTTGAAAATATGGCTCAAGCCAGCCAAGTCCACGTTTGCCGATTCGAATGCCAACTGCGATCCAGATACAGCCACACACAAATAATGAGAAATTTCTTGGGTTCATGTTCGTTATTATAAACTGATATCCCAAATACAGCTTGCGTAGCTTTCCTTTAACTTTGCACAGTGCTTCTTTCTACCTGAATCAAGCTGGCATTGACAGTTTGCTGAGACTAATACTTTGGCATCTGGGCTAAATGGTGCGAATCGGGCTGGATCAGTTATCGAAAAGATAGAAGTGATATTGGCGCCGGAAGCTGCACCGATATGCAAGATGCCAGTGTCAGCCGAGTAGAGCATTTTGGTTTGGGCAAGGATTGAGACTAATTCAACTAATGAGGTTTTACCGATGAGGTTTTCTATTCTGTGATTGCCGCGCAAGTCAGGATCTTGTTTGAAATGAGCCTCAAGCTCTTGGCTAAGATCTTTTTCGTCTGGTCCGCCGAGTATTTTGATTTGGTAGTTTGTATTTTTGATTTGAGTTTTGATAAATTCAAGCCACTTGGTAAGCGGGTAAGCTCGGTGGGGTCTTAGTTTGCCGACTCCTGGCACTATGCAAATATATTCTAACAAATCGAGATTTTTTTTAACAAGTGTTCTGTGATCCAAAACCGCATAAGGATCTTTTGTAAGTTCATTTTCTAATTCGGGGTATCTGGCTGTAAAGTAGTTAGCAACGGCGCTTAGCTTGGCGTTGTATTTATAGCAAAATAGTTTTTTGGCTTTGATATAACGTAAGTTGAGCCACCAAGCTTTGTACCACTGAGTATGTAGAAAAATAAACTCATCAGTTTTGCTAGTTCCAACTTTGGCAAAGTCCTCCAAGAAGCTCGCTTTGTTAATAGACCAAACTCGGTCGATATAATCGCAACATTGTTCTAGGAGCTTGACTGTTACTGGGTCACAACAAAACTCAATTCTTGCATCAGGCTCTCGTTCCC
It encodes the following:
- a CDS encoding glycosyltransferase family 9 protein codes for the protein MTSKRIVIYRQGAIGDLVHTLALVKLIREREPDARIEFCCDPVTVKLLEQCCDYIDRVWSINKASFLEDFAKVGTSKTDEFIFLHTQWYKAWWLNLRYIKAKKLFCYKYNAKLSAVANYFTARYPELENELTKDPYAVLDHRTLVKKNLDLLEYICIVPGVGKLRPHRAYPLTKWLEFIKTQIKNTNYQIKILGGPDEKDLSQELEAHFKQDPDLRGNHRIENLIGKTSLVELVSILAQTKMLYSADTGILHIGAASGANITSIFSITDPARFAPFSPDAKVLVSANCQCQLDSGRKKHCAKLKESYASCIWDISL